From the genome of Gammaproteobacteria bacterium:
CCTGCCGTGGTGCGATCGCAGGGAGCGCCTCGACCGGCGGGTTCGTTTCCCACGACCGCACGAACGCGACGACCGCGACGATCTGCTCTTCGCTGAGTGGGCCGCCCGAGGCGACACCAAACGGCGACATTCCCAGATCCGGCTGACCTTTGGTCACGATCGCTGTGATCGTTGCGTTGTCGTGGGTGTCGAGATATTGGCCGGCGCTGATGGGAGCGAGGACTCTCGTCGGGTCGGCGGGGAGCGGACCGCCTTCGCCGAAGTCGCCGTGACACATCGAGCAGTTCTGGGAGAAGATCCGCTGGCCCATGATCTCGGGAGCTCCCTCCGCCACTTTGATGGTGTAGGTCACCAGGGCATCGATCTGCTCATTCGTGAGGACGTCCCCCCAGATGGGCATCGTTTCGTGCTCGGCACCCACAGAGATTGCCTCGTACGCGGCATCCACCGTTGCGGGCGCGGGTACCCGCTTTCCGTGACAGGATGAGCAGTTCTGTGCAAAGAGTTTGTCTCCTCCAGGAGTCGTCGCCGGGTTGACGACATACCGGGCCAGCGTCACGATGTCCTCATCCGGGAGCCGTCCCGACCATGACGGCATTGTGCGATGTCGGCCGCCTTTCATGATGATCGAGCGAACTTCGGTCTCGTCGGAAACGGTGACACGTGTGCCGTGACACGTCGAGCAGTTTGCCGCGAAGAGACGCTGTCCGTCAGGAGCGATGAGGAAGTTGACGAGGGCTGTCACCGCCGAAGGGTCGAGTTTGGCGCTCCAGTTGGGAACGTCGAGACCCTGGTGCGCCGCGAACCCGGTATCGAGGGCATCCTGAAGCTGGAACGGATCCAGTTCTGCGAGGTCGGTGGCTTGATGGCATTCGGCACATTCGTCTCGGAAGACCGCCCATCCGTTCGGTGTGGTGATGAAACCGACGAGGGCGTCGATCTCGTCGACGGAGAGGTCGGCACCCCACGCAGGCATACCCTCGTGGTTACCTTGGGCGATCACCGCGTGCAGGTCGGTCCCCGGAGGAACCTCCAGGGAGGGACCATGGCATGCAGCGCAGTTGGTTGCGTAGAGGGCGGCGACCTTGTCGGGATGCTCCTCGCCGGCCAGTGGCTGCTGTTCACGGAGTGCCTGCACGGTCAGTGCGACGACGCCTATCAATGCCAGAGCCGTCAGGCCGGTGATGCCGAGACGGTCGCGGAAGTGACGCCGAGGAGACCGGTCGAGAACAGGCAGCGCGAGCATCAGGCCGACGGCGATCGCCGGAATGATGATCACGCCGATCACTTCGAGGTTGCCCGGGAAGTACTTGAGGAGCTGGAAAACGAACAAGAAGTACCACTCCGGTCGTGGCATGTACGTCGCGTCTGCCGGGTCGGCCCTTGCCTCGAGGGGCGATCCGAAGAAGTAGGCAAGGGCAACCAGGACGATGAACACGATGAGCATGACGACGGCGTCTTTGAAGATCGCGTCGGGGAAGAAGGGGATGCCCTTTTTCTTCTTCTCTTCCTCGTACTCGGCGAGGTATCGGCGCCGTTCTTCTTCGTTCATTTGGATCGTCGCCGCTTCGGGGGTGCACTGATGCCGATGCGAACGATGAGGAACAAGTGGATGCCGAGCAGCAGGAGCAGCAAGGCCGGGAGCACCCAAACGTGGGTGCCGAAGAAGCGGGTAAGGGTCACCGCGGAGAGCTCATCGCCGCCGCGAGAAACGCGAAGGAGCCATTCTCCGATGCCGGGAACGACCGCGACGATGCGAGTACCGACTGTGGTCGCCCAGTAGGCCTTCTGGTCCCAGGGGAGGAGGTAACCGGTGAATCCGAAGCCAAATACCACGAGGAGGAGCAAGACACCGGTGAACCACGTGATCTCCCGGGGGTACTTGTAGGCGCCGTGGAAGATGACCCTGAGCATGTGCAGGATGGCGAGTGCCACCATCGCGCTGGCACCCCAATGGTGCAGTCCCCGGATGAGCCAGCCGGCAGATACCTCGTTGGTGATGTATTGGACGCTGGCGTAGGCGTCCTGAGGGCTTGGGACGTAGTAGATGGACAGCAGAATGCCGGTGACGATCTGGTTGATGGCCACGAACAGTGTCGCCGACCCGAGGGTGTACAGCCAGTTCACCTTCGGAATCTTGCGCAGGAAGAGAGTCTCCCAGATCCGGCGCCAACCGGTGCGGTCGTCGATCCAATCTGCGAGTGTCATACGTCCCAGTGCACCTCGAGTTGTTCACCTTCGACGCGTATATCGAAGGATTCGAGCGGCTTTGGCGGTGGCCCATCGAGCACCTGGCCCGTCTTGGAGAATACGCCGTTGTGGCAGGGGCAAAGGAACGATTGCTGATCTTCCATCCACCGAACCCGGCAGCCGAGATGGGTGCAGACGTTCGAGAGTGCGGTGTAGTCGCGCCCGTTGTCCGTAGAGACGTAGACACCGGTCTCCTCGGTCTGTGTGACCCAGCCGGTGGTGCGATCGATCTGTGCCTTGAAAAGGGTGGGGGTGCCCATCTCGACCTGTCGAGTCGAACCGATCGAGACCCATGCGTCCTCGAGGTTGCTGTTGGATGCCGGAGCGACCACATAGGC
Proteins encoded in this window:
- a CDS encoding DUF4405 domain-containing protein; translated protein: MTLADWIDDRTGWRRIWETLFLRKIPKVNWLYTLGSATLFVAINQIVTGILLSIYYVPSPQDAYASVQYITNEVSAGWLIRGLHHWGASAMVALAILHMLRVIFHGAYKYPREITWFTGVLLLLVVFGFGFTGYLLPWDQKAYWATTVGTRIVAVVPGIGEWLLRVSRGGDELSAVTLTRFFGTHVWVLPALLLLLLGIHLFLIVRIGISAPPKRRRSK
- a CDS encoding Rieske 2Fe-2S domain-containing protein produces the protein MTDDVSRRKFLSKMVAAIGGFIAAGFGVPAVAYVVAPASNSNLEDAWVSIGSTRQVEMGTPTLFKAQIDRTTGWVTQTEETGVYVSTDNGRDYTALSNVCTHLGCRVRWMEDQQSFLCPCHNGVFSKTGQVLDGPPPKPLESFDIRVEGEQLEVHWDV